TATCATGCAGCAGTAAAAGCTCAACTCATATCTAAAAAGTTGATGCAAAATCTCCTGTCCTCATGATCCTGTTTGGCCTCTCGAAACATGATGGTGCATGCAGCAAATATGATATCTAAGTAATCCTACCAAACAAAAGAGTACAGTTTTCTGCAGATATCATGGCCACAAACTAACACAAATTGCACTTGCAAGCATCCTCTGTTCATGGTTTTGTAAAGGAAACCCAATACAGAACCATAAATCACCACTTCTGTCAACTACCTCTATTGTCCAGCAAGTTCAAATGACATACTGAGCATCCAACAATGCAAGTTCTACGCTGACAATAAGCCGACACCACTGTTTCTTTGGGAACAAAGACTGCACTAGGCTGGAAAAGTGTGCTGAGTTACCTTCCCCACTCAAAAATGGGATCTGGTCGGCTCTTTGACGTTTTTGTCTCAGTGGTTGGTTGTTGTGCTCTCATCATGGCCTGGGGCCAACCCATGATATGTGGCAATAcatactacaaaaaaaaaaaaaaatgcacctTGTATGTTAGAATACTAATTTGTTTACGAATTAATAGGTATGCAGCAGCCTTAAAAGAATTTCAACCCATATTTTGTGGTTGTGATGCATGTTTGAAGCACCACAACTATGTTGTCTCAAGGTACAAAAAACTTGCAGTTTCAACCAATACTTTAGGGTTGTCATGTATGTTCGAAACACGACAACCAACTTGTATCACAGTACAATAAATCTGTAACTTGTCCAGTCCTTCACAAAGAGTCTTCTACACATACCTCACATGTTTGCATAACTaattctcaaatttcatctaacctACAATTGTATACAGCACAGAGCTTTAAATCTTAAGGTCTATAACATGCTAGATATTTGCATAATTAAACCAGAGATGAAGAAAGTTGAGCCACTGATGTTGTTAAAAGACAAAAAGTCAATCTTTTGCCATATGAGCCATGTGTGTCGATCCAATCCCTATACTGAAAGCAGTTAAAATCCATGCTCTTGAAATCTAACAAAGTTTTTCATTGGTTGTCAATGACCTAATGTACTTCATCATTTTCATCCGGGCTTAGAACTGTCATTGCAGGTGTTGTTAAAGGACAATTATTCTGTCAAATTATGTTGCAGGAGTGGGATTTAATTCTATGATTATGCATGCATATTTACACATTTGAGATGCAGCACGTCATGCGTCatctaaaatatgaaaaaaaaaaaaaaaggcacccAAATTCTACTATATATCAAGGATTGGCTTCATTTTATGTTTTGGTTAGATCTacaatttcatcaaaagaaaatcttgcagAATTCATGATAGAAAGAAACTGCAGCATCACATCGAGAATCTTACACTTAATACTGTGCGAATAACTGTGAATTCAGCCTTGGTAATTGGAACTGAAAGTCGCTCGTTCGTCTTCCGGATGTTGTTTACAACAGCTGTCCGTTCAATCTCTTATGATGTTAGTTTGCAAATTTgcagaaaagaaaatttttcatTAACGGGAATAAATAGGAGTAGATGAAGCCAAATATTGatcataaacaaataaaaacaaaaattacaGAAAATGATGTTATTTCTGCCTCTCCAAGTACTCCAAAATGTAAAGAAAAGGTCAGATACAAAGTACATTCGATCTTGGTATACAAATGTCCAATTTCTTTTAAATATCATGTTTCTCTCTTGATTCTTCAACTCAAAGTTGCTCTGTATTGAATTGCAATTTACTAGACAATGTGTGCCTCTCTAGGACAAGGATGCGTGTAGGGCAAGACCACTAATTTTTCATTTAGTTTTTCTATTTTAGTTTTGTGGAAATAGATTAAACTTGTCCATAAATGTTTTGTAAACTGAATGCTTCAATGACAGAGGTATTGCAGTTTTTCATCTAGGCAAGTAATCATTAACTGGAAGATGTAAGCAAATTGACCCTGTAAAAGCTCGATTAATGCTAACCAAATGCAAAGTTCCAAAAACCACTACCAGTTTCACAGCAATCAGGACTTTCCACTTTTTGGAAATGGGTTTTCATCTCTATTTTTACATGTTCCAAATACCCAACTCCGTCCATCATCAAgctatcaatggtttaaaagggaAAAAAACAACTTAGTTTTCTATAACATCCTTTTTCCAACAATTTACAGTTACAGTAATTGGAAGATTAGTATTATCAAAATGGAGAAGGAATAGCACATAAGTCAAAACCATGAAAATACAATGGAACTATTTCATACAAATTCTTAAAATTACTACACATACAAGATATATAGTAATGCTCATGGACAACATAGTGTGGTGCTTTGTAACTTCTTGGAGCACTCACTACATAAAAGTATAGTATGGAAGACAATCTTGCCATATCTCTTGTTTAACATGGTATAGGTTGTCCAagcatactaaaaaaaaaaatcaaacctgATGTATATGACAGGGAAAATGCGACTGAAAAATATTTTCTTGGTTTATCTGAAACCATAACCTTAAAAGCCTTGTATCAGCATGTGGTGTTAAAACTTAAAAGATCACCAGGCTAGTGCAAATTGGACACGTTCTGCAAACAGATTTCCAATAACTATCAACCAATATTTTGTCAACACTAGAAAACTCAATGACAGTTTCTATAGTATGATTGATTAGCTTAATCTCCCTGTAACTTGAGCAGCTTGAAATATCAGTCATTCTTAGAGAGTGGAAGCAACAGAGGCTTCTATTTTAATACAATAATATCTTCTGAGATTTCTGCTAAAAATTACCACAAGATAACTAGGGGAGGAGGAAATAATCAAAACAAGAAACTCATTGTGATATTATACATTAACTAAGAAACCATACATGACTTACATAAGTTTAGAAAGTATCCATTGTCATTGCCCAATGGGGAAATTGATAGTGATTTCTTCACCTGGCCTTCTAAACTGCAATTCAATTACTAAATGAAAGTATGAGTATAATTTGAAGTAAAcaacatgtaaaataaaaatgcTCCCAACAATATAAGATCAAATATCAGGAACCTCGATTTCATCGAAGGATCATGAAGAAATTCACAAGATTCAGTAGGACCTAGGCCAATCAAGCTTCCAACTTCAGTAGCTGACAAAGCAAAGACCTATGAACAAGCAACGATCCAAAATAAATCAACAAAGTTGTGGTTCAGCAAACAAAATCTTATAGAACTCCACCCTAATTTTGCTAATAATAGCTAGACAAGTAAAACAACAAATAGAAATGCTCCAATAAGAACAAAAAAGAATTAGGAATACATTCTTTACCTGCTTCTTTTCCCAATCATACTTTCTTTGTCCAACAGCAGGCCAAAATGTCAAAATAACAGAGCCATTTCTGTATACTCTAGAACTCCTAGACTGCTACAAGCATACTGTTAGTTAAAAGTCCAAACCAACACCTATACTGAGAAGCGCAGAATAGGTGTACAAATAGAACATACATCCAGTTCTCGGATAGCTGGAAGAATTGGTTTCATCGATAAGGCAGCTTTGCCCTTAAAAACAGTGTAGTTTGCAAATCTTCCAATAGATGTGCTCCCCGCTAGGAAAAAAAGGTGGTGAACGAATGCATTGTTTGTTAAGTTGAAAACACAACTAGACTTCTATTCAATCCATACCATCTGTCACAAGATCTGGTCCAGAAGTTGAAAAACCATGTTGAGTATTCAACCAATAAGAATCCTTTACATTAGCAGCTCTCCCCAGTACAGATTTACTGGCAAGTTTACACAGAATATTAATAGCTTTATAGCAAAACTCATATATAAGTTAAAGCAATATCTTTGAGCAAAATATAACAGAATAGCTGTACCCATGCAAGCATGGTTGCAATGTTATGTGATAGTGTGTCAGAATCTCCAAGAGTAAACCTTCTTTAGTTGATTATACACTAAAGAATTCATAAACATAACCAAATGACCAACATAATGTGTTTGGGGTGAAACTGAGACATCATATCATAATCATGTACTAAGTTTTTAAAAAATCACATGCCAAATCCACATAATACTGCAAGAAATAGTAGACTTGATTGCTCGGCATCTGCTGACACATTAATTATATGCCACAAATAATGT
This genomic stretch from Musa acuminata AAA Group cultivar baxijiao chromosome BXJ3-9, Cavendish_Baxijiao_AAA, whole genome shotgun sequence harbors:
- the LOC135650252 gene encoding single-stranded DNA-binding protein WHY2, mitochondrial-like — encoded protein: MRFFRFLSSSKSVLGRAANVKDSYWLNTQHGFSTSGPDLVTDAGSTSIGRFANYTVFKGKAALSMKPILPAIRELDSRSSRVYRNGSVILTFWPAVGQRKYDWEKKQVFALSATEVGSLIGLGPTESCEFLHDPSMKSSLEGQVKKSLSISPLGNDNGYFLNLSVVNNIRKTNERLSVPITKAEFTVIRTVLSYVLPHIMGWPQAMMRAQQPTTETKTSKSRPDPIFEWGR